One Nonomuraea angiospora DNA segment encodes these proteins:
- a CDS encoding alpha/beta hydrolase fold domain-containing protein: MTIQSTAADFLAAGEPVQGSEVEVERLVDLAYAPPQPEDGRGHLLDLYVPAGGGPYPLAIWTSGSAFRSDEGKQGAAEVAAFLNPAGYAVAGVSVRASGQAVFPAQVHDVKAAVRWLRANATRHRLDADRFAVMGNSSGGWVATMAALTGDVPELEGEVGVVGPSSRVQAAVDLYGPTDFLQMDAHMPPGAREEFNALLGLSDCHDDPRSPESLLMGGPIRERREAVTLANPVTHVTAGMPPLLIVHGRADRLVPEHQSVLLFEAVAARNGTALFYSIPELGHEHSFLTDPARAEGHVTMWTRAGQRGLLPQAPPPTWETVERFVRAALGSHAARDDEAATA; this comes from the coding sequence GTGACGATCCAGTCAACGGCCGCGGATTTCCTGGCGGCAGGCGAGCCTGTGCAGGGCTCCGAGGTCGAGGTGGAGCGGCTCGTCGATCTGGCCTACGCCCCACCTCAGCCGGAGGACGGCCGCGGCCACCTGCTGGACCTGTACGTCCCGGCCGGCGGGGGCCCGTACCCGCTGGCCATCTGGACGTCGGGGTCGGCGTTCCGCTCCGACGAGGGCAAGCAGGGCGCGGCGGAGGTCGCCGCCTTCCTCAACCCGGCGGGGTACGCCGTGGCCGGGGTGAGCGTGCGGGCCAGCGGGCAGGCCGTCTTCCCCGCCCAGGTCCACGACGTGAAGGCGGCCGTACGGTGGCTGCGCGCGAACGCCACGCGGCATCGGCTCGACGCGGACCGGTTCGCCGTCATGGGCAACTCCTCCGGCGGCTGGGTCGCCACGATGGCGGCGCTCACCGGTGACGTACCGGAGTTGGAGGGCGAGGTCGGCGTCGTGGGGCCGTCCAGCCGGGTGCAGGCGGCCGTCGACCTCTACGGGCCGACGGACTTCCTGCAGATGGACGCGCACATGCCGCCCGGCGCCCGCGAGGAGTTCAACGCCCTCCTGGGCCTGTCCGACTGCCACGACGACCCGCGGTCCCCCGAGTCGCTCCTGATGGGCGGCCCCATCCGGGAACGCCGTGAGGCTGTCACGCTGGCCAACCCCGTCACGCACGTCACCGCCGGCATGCCGCCGCTGCTGATCGTGCACGGCCGGGCGGACCGGCTCGTCCCGGAGCACCAGAGTGTCCTGCTGTTCGAGGCCGTCGCCGCGCGGAACGGCACCGCCCTGTTCTACTCCATCCCTGAGCTCGGGCACGAACACTCTTTCCTCACCGACCCTGCGCGGGCCGAAGGCCACGTCACCATGTGGACGAGGGCCGGGCAGCGGGGGCTCCTGCCGCAGGCGCCGCCGCCCACCTGGGAGACGGTTGAACGGTTCGTCCGCGCGGCCCTCGGTTCCCACGCCGCCCGCGACGACGAGGCGGCGACGGCGTAG
- a CDS encoding MFS transporter — protein MRADARPVTRSLWRDRDFLIFWCAQTLSVAGDSFALIAVPLLILDITGSVAQMGLLTGVSGAASVAAGIFAGVLADRFDRRRLLIACDVIRLVLYVAIPVTWAFGRHVWLLYAVLPLAAAVGMVFQVTYVVAVRGLAGEKRVTEANSMLYATAAAAGILGPTLAGVVSGHLGPTAAIAINAASFGLSALGVLLTHPSRYAVEAVEPAEPTPDRRPWRELLAGAEFLLRHPVLRTLTILLSFFIFMTLGLTDIVIYRLKHDLGQPDSVVGVVLGVGAVGTMAGSALVARMRRMLGFGPLWIGAQIVSGLAILSLGLAGSVWGVAAIMALYLACVSLAGINSMSLRQQVTPAHLLGRVTSAFWTIHFSLGPVGAAALGWGAARYGATTVFVVAGASCLLLALIALATPVRQRHPEKA, from the coding sequence ATGCGCGCTGACGCGCGGCCGGTGACCCGGTCGCTGTGGCGAGATCGCGACTTCCTGATCTTCTGGTGTGCCCAGACGCTGTCCGTGGCGGGCGACTCGTTCGCGCTCATCGCGGTGCCCCTCCTCATCCTCGACATCACCGGCTCCGTCGCCCAGATGGGGCTGCTCACCGGCGTGTCGGGGGCGGCGTCGGTGGCGGCCGGGATCTTCGCGGGGGTGCTCGCCGACCGGTTCGACCGGCGCCGGCTGCTCATCGCCTGTGACGTCATCCGGCTCGTGCTGTACGTGGCGATCCCGGTCACCTGGGCGTTCGGCCGGCACGTCTGGCTCCTGTACGCGGTGCTGCCGCTGGCCGCCGCCGTGGGCATGGTCTTCCAGGTCACGTACGTGGTGGCGGTCCGCGGCCTGGCCGGCGAGAAGCGCGTCACCGAGGCCAACAGCATGCTGTACGCCACGGCCGCCGCGGCGGGCATCCTCGGCCCCACCCTGGCCGGGGTGGTCAGCGGTCACCTGGGCCCGACCGCCGCGATCGCCATCAACGCCGCCAGCTTCGGCCTGTCCGCGCTCGGCGTCCTGCTGACCCACCCCTCCCGGTACGCCGTCGAGGCCGTCGAGCCGGCGGAGCCCACGCCCGACCGGCGACCGTGGCGGGAACTGCTGGCCGGGGCGGAGTTTTTGCTGCGGCACCCGGTGCTGCGCACCCTGACCATCCTGCTGTCGTTCTTCATCTTCATGACGCTCGGGCTGACGGACATCGTCATCTACCGGCTCAAGCACGACCTCGGCCAGCCGGATTCCGTGGTGGGCGTCGTGCTGGGGGTCGGGGCGGTCGGCACGATGGCGGGTTCGGCGCTGGTGGCCCGGATGCGGCGGATGCTCGGGTTCGGGCCGTTGTGGATCGGGGCGCAGATCGTGTCGGGCCTCGCCATCCTCAGCCTCGGGCTGGCCGGCTCCGTGTGGGGCGTGGCCGCCATCATGGCCCTCTACCTGGCGTGCGTGAGCCTGGCCGGCATCAACTCCATGTCGCTGCGGCAGCAGGTGACGCCCGCTCACCTGCTGGGCCGGGTGACGTCGGCGTTCTGGACGATCCACTTCTCGCTCGGTCCGGTGGGCGCGGCCGCGCTCGGCTGGGGCGCCGCGCGCTACGGCGCGACGACGGTGTTCGTCGTCGCGGGGGCGTCCTGCCTGCTGCTGGCGCTGATCGCGCTGGCCACGCCCGTACGCCAGCGCCACCCCGAGAAGGCCTGA
- a CDS encoding S1 family peptidase, producing the protein MPAAALASAGPPRGPVLLSPQSTDVKTLPEPTALALDRARKLAEQHPDDFGEPWVDPETGQVVLGTVTGTGNRLAADQGKDVVQRPVTRSKAVLEKIKDGAIGEPAADVPDAEAIRMTRIDAEHNRVIVTVNKTTDAMLQALTARYGADAFAVEVDPAFNPTKSSRSDDGPDNWGGAAEMTIRQSPDGNVVGCSSGIPVWLPGDKSGMLTAGHCAPKGGFFFNGNDTDYMGWVSENTRENWYDGRGSTLLPGQSEFRGDLALIEIPNGTSGYYIYRGSVSNPYTSIIGQLAPRRAGVGDSYCNSGYKRGELCGWKVYNYGVNINYSGGETVRNVVAGSKDGTCTGHGDSGGPTYYVMSNGRVQVKGIHSGGSNLDGSGDCREYFTDVWDALDAFPGIFPRVLP; encoded by the coding sequence ATGCCCGCAGCGGCGCTCGCCTCGGCGGGGCCCCCACGCGGGCCCGTGCTGCTGTCGCCGCAGTCGACCGATGTCAAGACGTTGCCCGAGCCCACGGCACTGGCCCTGGACAGGGCACGGAAGCTGGCCGAGCAGCACCCCGACGACTTCGGCGAGCCGTGGGTGGATCCGGAGACGGGCCAGGTGGTCCTCGGAACGGTGACCGGCACCGGCAACCGCCTGGCCGCCGATCAGGGGAAGGACGTCGTCCAGCGGCCGGTCACCCGGAGCAAGGCCGTACTGGAGAAGATCAAGGATGGCGCGATCGGGGAGCCGGCGGCGGACGTCCCCGATGCGGAGGCCATCCGGATGACCCGCATCGACGCCGAGCACAACCGGGTGATCGTCACGGTGAACAAGACCACCGACGCGATGCTCCAGGCGCTGACGGCAAGGTACGGAGCCGACGCGTTCGCCGTCGAGGTCGATCCCGCCTTCAACCCCACGAAGTCCAGCCGCTCCGACGACGGGCCCGACAACTGGGGCGGAGCCGCGGAGATGACGATCCGCCAGTCCCCCGACGGGAACGTGGTCGGATGCTCCTCCGGCATCCCCGTCTGGCTGCCGGGCGACAAGTCGGGGATGCTGACCGCAGGCCACTGCGCTCCCAAGGGCGGCTTCTTCTTCAACGGCAACGACACCGACTACATGGGCTGGGTCAGCGAGAACACCAGGGAGAACTGGTACGACGGGCGGGGCTCCACGCTGTTACCCGGCCAGAGTGAGTTCAGAGGCGACCTCGCGCTGATCGAGATCCCCAACGGGACCAGCGGCTACTACATCTACCGCGGATCCGTCAGCAACCCCTACACCTCGATCATCGGCCAGCTCGCGCCGCGCCGCGCCGGGGTGGGCGACTCGTACTGCAACAGCGGCTACAAGAGGGGCGAGCTTTGCGGGTGGAAGGTCTACAACTACGGCGTCAACATCAATTACAGCGGCGGTGAGACCGTCCGCAATGTCGTGGCCGGCTCCAAGGACGGCACGTGCACGGGCCACGGCGACTCGGGAGGCCCGACGTACTACGTCATGTCGAACGGCCGCGTTCAGGTGAAGGGCATCCACTCGGGCGGCAGCAATCTGGACGGCTCGGGCGACTGCAGGGAGTACTTCACCGACGTGTGGGACGCCCTCGACGCCTTCCCCGGGATCTTCCCCCGCGTGCTGCCCTGA
- a CDS encoding maleylpyruvate isomerase family mycothiol-dependent enzyme — protein sequence MSLLSYDRMRAEIAGQSELLRSLIKDADMKTPVRTCPGWSLGQLLRHVGEVHRWMETVVASRSVEPVSDERINDLGAYTDEVASVLDPWLGEGAERLVETLRGAEGPVWTPQGLDTPAFWARRALFETVLHRADAALALGAGFEVDDEVAVEGLEEWLGFSCVPEAYEGHGLLGPGRALSFNGEWLVDLGGDAPAWRRGHGDASVTVRGPVSELLLFVYRRPAPKVEVSGDSALLERWLERSGFWLEEEDG from the coding sequence ATGTCCCTGTTGAGCTACGACCGGATGCGGGCCGAGATCGCCGGGCAGAGCGAGCTGCTGCGATCGCTGATCAAGGACGCGGACATGAAGACGCCCGTCCGCACCTGCCCTGGATGGTCTCTGGGGCAGTTGCTGCGGCACGTCGGCGAGGTCCATCGCTGGATGGAGACGGTCGTGGCGTCGCGGTCCGTGGAGCCGGTCTCCGACGAGCGGATCAACGACCTCGGCGCGTACACCGACGAGGTGGCGAGCGTGCTCGATCCCTGGCTCGGGGAGGGCGCGGAGCGGCTGGTGGAGACGTTGCGCGGGGCCGAGGGGCCCGTGTGGACGCCGCAGGGGCTGGACACGCCGGCGTTCTGGGCGCGGCGGGCGCTGTTCGAGACCGTGCTGCACCGGGCCGACGCCGCGCTCGCCCTGGGCGCCGGCTTCGAGGTGGACGACGAGGTCGCCGTCGAGGGGCTGGAGGAGTGGCTGGGGTTCAGCTGCGTGCCGGAGGCGTACGAGGGGCACGGGCTGCTCGGCCCGGGACGGGCGCTGAGCTTCAACGGCGAGTGGCTGGTCGACCTCGGCGGGGACGCTCCCGCCTGGAGGCGCGGGCACGGGGACGCCTCCGTGACGGTTCGCGGGCCGGTGAGCGAGCTGCTGCTGTTCGTCTACCGGCGTCCCGCGCCGAAGGTCGAGGTCTCCGGGGATTCGGCGCTGCTGGAGCGGTGGCTGGAGCGGTCCGGGTTCTGGCTGGAGGAGGAGGACGGCTGA
- a CDS encoding arylsulfatase, which translates to MTDRPNVVLVLADDMGYSDIGCYGSEIETPHLDALGLAGIRLTRFTTTARCSPSRASLLTGLHPHQTGIGVLTADDGPGGYPGSLNNRCLTIAEVLGAVGYVTYLSGKWHLSHEKDVPSDAWPMRRGFQHFYGTLDGGGNYYAPRRLTRGERDVSGEALDDPGFYYTDAISGTAAGYIRDHRARYGERPFFCYVAYTAPHWPLHALDADVERCAGRYEDGWDAVRERRLAKMRALGILGEDTVPSPRNPLVPPWEDVEHPQWEQRRMEVYAAQVEAMDRGIGKIVEELRAAGELDNTMLVFLSDNGGCAEELPLGLGRDYVARGKRFVSAATRDGRDVYVGNRPELAPGAEDTHMSYGPGWANVSNTPFRLFKRWVHEGGVASPFIMHWPAGLGDRAGTICRDPHYLPDFVPTVLEATGAAYPVDLPGRDPLPLEGRSMLASLRGAGDPERCQFYEHLGNAAVRRGRWKLVREYPGDWELYDVECDPAELSDVAARHPETVRELARAWAEWAARCGVVPRERILELERWGLAAPD; encoded by the coding sequence ATGACCGACCGCCCCAACGTGGTACTCGTACTCGCGGACGACATGGGCTACTCCGACATCGGCTGCTACGGCAGCGAGATCGAGACACCCCACCTCGACGCCCTGGGCCTCGCCGGGATCCGGCTCACCAGATTCACCACCACCGCCCGGTGCAGCCCGTCCCGCGCCTCGCTGCTGACCGGCCTGCACCCGCACCAGACCGGCATCGGAGTGCTCACCGCGGACGACGGCCCCGGCGGCTACCCCGGCAGCCTGAACAACCGCTGCCTCACCATCGCCGAGGTGCTCGGCGCGGTCGGTTATGTGACGTACCTCAGCGGCAAGTGGCATCTCTCGCACGAAAAGGACGTGCCGTCGGACGCGTGGCCGATGCGGCGCGGCTTCCAGCACTTCTACGGCACCCTCGACGGCGGTGGGAACTACTACGCGCCCCGCCGCCTCACCCGCGGCGAGCGCGACGTGTCGGGGGAGGCGCTCGACGACCCCGGCTTCTACTACACCGACGCCATCTCCGGGACCGCCGCAGGCTACATCCGGGACCACCGCGCCCGGTACGGCGAGCGGCCCTTCTTCTGCTATGTCGCCTACACCGCGCCGCACTGGCCGCTGCACGCCCTCGATGCCGACGTCGAGCGCTGCGCCGGCAGGTACGAGGACGGATGGGACGCGGTGCGCGAGCGGCGGCTCGCCAAGATGCGCGCGCTCGGCATCCTGGGCGAGGACACCGTCCCCAGCCCCCGGAACCCGCTCGTGCCGCCCTGGGAGGACGTCGAGCACCCACAGTGGGAGCAGCGCCGGATGGAGGTCTACGCCGCGCAGGTCGAGGCCATGGACCGCGGCATCGGCAAGATAGTGGAGGAGCTGCGCGCGGCCGGCGAGCTGGACAACACGATGCTGGTCTTCCTCTCCGACAACGGCGGCTGCGCCGAAGAGCTGCCCCTTGGCCTGGGCCGCGACTACGTCGCCCGCGGCAAGCGGTTCGTGTCCGCCGCCACCCGCGACGGCCGCGACGTGTACGTCGGCAACCGGCCCGAACTCGCCCCCGGCGCCGAGGACACGCACATGTCATACGGGCCAGGCTGGGCCAACGTGTCCAACACCCCGTTCCGGCTGTTCAAGCGGTGGGTACACGAGGGCGGCGTGGCGAGCCCGTTCATCATGCACTGGCCCGCCGGGCTGGGCGACCGGGCCGGGACGATCTGCCGGGACCCGCACTACCTGCCCGATTTCGTACCGACCGTGCTGGAGGCGACCGGCGCGGCGTACCCCGTGGACCTTCCGGGCCGGGACCCGCTGCCGCTGGAGGGCCGCAGCATGCTCGCCTCCCTCCGCGGCGCCGGGGATCCCGAGCGCTGCCAGTTCTACGAACATCTGGGCAACGCGGCGGTGCGGCGCGGCAGGTGGAAGCTCGTCCGCGAGTACCCCGGCGACTGGGAGCTCTACGACGTCGAGTGCGACCCCGCCGAGCTGTCGGACGTGGCCGCCCGCCATCCGGAGACGGTGCGCGAACTCGCCCGCGCCTGGGCGGAATGGGCGGCGCGCTGCGGCGTCGTGCCGCGGGAGCGGATCCTTGAGCTCGAACGGTGGGGCCTCGCCGCCCCCGACTGA
- a CDS encoding vanadium-dependent haloperoxidase produces MVKLRYAGWAGALRRKAVHLSVAGVVTVGSPIGLGSSFANASASNTPPNAVITWDRNAQTAIWDIAGQQPQVQARSFAMVHGAVYDAVNAIAGTPYQPYLIAPPADGTESTDAAVATAGFLVLNALFPEQQARLRTQYDEALAAIPDGTAKQRGITVGTQAAAAMNAARQNDGAFGDQTWTVGTQPGQWRPAPPAFASDGAWVGDLKPFLIRSASMFRTSGPPSLTSHRYARDFNEVKSIGSATSAVRTSDQTQAAIWWHDRHLAEWEIKRQLATTRQLNTLQTARMFAMVDLAEADATIACYNEKAAWNFWRPVTAIRLAGTDGNPGTAADPDWTPLLVTPPHPDYTSGHTCFTAASMSALAYFFGRDDIPFSGYSAASGTTRYFRSFSQALAEVVEARIWGGIHTRTADVEGAKIGKKVTAFMVAHYFKPKR; encoded by the coding sequence ATGGTCAAATTACGTTACGCCGGATGGGCAGGCGCCCTCCGGCGCAAGGCCGTCCACTTATCCGTCGCCGGAGTCGTCACTGTCGGGTCTCCGATCGGGCTCGGCTCGTCGTTCGCGAACGCGTCGGCTTCGAACACCCCTCCCAATGCCGTCATCACCTGGGACAGAAACGCCCAGACGGCGATATGGGACATTGCCGGCCAGCAACCACAGGTCCAGGCGCGCAGCTTCGCGATGGTGCACGGAGCCGTTTACGACGCCGTGAACGCGATCGCCGGCACTCCCTATCAGCCGTACCTGATCGCGCCGCCTGCCGATGGGACCGAGTCGACGGACGCGGCCGTCGCGACCGCGGGCTTCCTCGTGCTGAACGCTCTGTTCCCAGAACAGCAAGCGAGGCTGCGGACGCAGTACGACGAGGCGCTGGCCGCGATTCCCGACGGTACCGCCAAGCAGCGCGGAATCACCGTGGGCACTCAGGCGGCCGCTGCGATGAACGCCGCACGACAGAACGACGGAGCGTTCGGAGACCAGACCTGGACCGTGGGCACCCAGCCCGGTCAGTGGCGGCCGGCGCCACCCGCGTTCGCCTCCGACGGAGCCTGGGTCGGTGACCTCAAACCGTTCCTCATCCGCAGCGCCTCCATGTTCCGCACGTCCGGCCCGCCATCGCTCACCAGCCACCGGTACGCCCGGGACTTCAACGAGGTCAAGTCCATCGGCTCGGCGACCAGCGCGGTCAGGACGTCCGACCAGACACAAGCCGCGATCTGGTGGCACGACCGGCACCTGGCCGAATGGGAGATCAAGCGCCAGCTGGCGACGACGCGGCAACTGAACACGTTGCAGACGGCGCGGATGTTCGCGATGGTCGACCTGGCCGAAGCCGACGCCACGATCGCCTGCTACAACGAGAAGGCGGCCTGGAACTTCTGGCGGCCGGTCACCGCGATCCGCCTGGCCGGCACCGACGGCAATCCGGGAACGGCGGCCGACCCCGACTGGACGCCGCTGCTCGTCACACCACCGCACCCCGACTACACGTCCGGACATACCTGCTTCACAGCGGCGAGCATGTCGGCGCTGGCGTATTTCTTCGGCCGCGACGACATCCCCTTCAGCGGTTACAGCGCCGCCTCGGGTACCACCAGGTATTTCCGCAGTTTCTCGCAGGCGCTGGCCGAGGTCGTCGAAGCCCGCATCTGGGGCGGGATCCATACCCGGACGGCCGACGTCGAAGGCGCGAAGATCGGCAAGAAGGTCACCGCTTTCATGGTCGCGCACTACTTCAAACCGAAGAGGTAA
- a CDS encoding SPFH domain-containing protein, which yields MGTADKGNAYLERVVAQQAVLEDDLRARRAASGEPAPPAGPLVKRERAIGGAAPDRAAPGPVDVRITGFWRWKNVLVPPNAFVVHTRRGREKPLHVGLGVSFRFNPSTDSFLVVPGATQTILINAYCVCRELQGVLVQGYVQWIIHTFPVAYRKLDFSDPQDPMRLVNLQLREQAEAAIKDKVATMGVRDVLSDKQPIIEELTARLRAVAEGEDDSDQGLGLRIVTVQIKEAVVSSSRLWENLQKPYRAEQGQLARLAELQSEEAITQREMAAERLKETQRLENERELAGLRARNDAWQFDTEVAERLRRTQRRHDDSRAVAELETQTTLHALRMERERHTEESETGRLRIEREQELKSLELAGELELARSRALADHERALLDVERLRMRADIDNQQSPASLQAKLIGLLPEIMAKLPKPEELRMVSINGSDRTTVSGLLAELAAMVGVLRSAIDRDTPGS from the coding sequence ATGGGCACCGCTGACAAGGGCAACGCCTATCTGGAACGGGTCGTCGCGCAGCAGGCGGTGCTCGAGGACGACCTCAGGGCACGCCGCGCCGCCTCCGGCGAGCCGGCGCCCCCGGCGGGGCCGCTGGTCAAGCGCGAGCGGGCCATCGGCGGGGCGGCGCCCGACAGGGCGGCCCCGGGCCCGGTGGACGTACGGATCACCGGGTTCTGGCGCTGGAAGAACGTGCTCGTCCCGCCCAACGCCTTCGTGGTGCACACCCGGCGTGGCCGCGAGAAGCCCCTGCACGTCGGCCTGGGCGTGTCGTTCCGCTTCAACCCGTCCACCGACTCGTTCCTGGTCGTGCCGGGGGCCACCCAGACCATCCTGATCAACGCCTACTGCGTCTGCCGCGAGCTCCAGGGTGTGCTGGTGCAGGGGTACGTGCAGTGGATCATCCACACCTTCCCCGTGGCCTACCGCAAACTGGACTTCAGCGATCCGCAGGACCCGATGCGGCTGGTCAACCTTCAGTTGCGAGAGCAGGCGGAGGCGGCCATCAAGGACAAGGTCGCGACCATGGGCGTGCGTGACGTGCTCAGCGACAAGCAGCCCATCATCGAGGAGCTGACCGCCCGCCTGCGCGCGGTGGCCGAGGGCGAGGACGACAGCGACCAGGGGCTCGGTCTGCGCATCGTCACCGTCCAGATCAAGGAGGCCGTCGTCAGCTCGTCGCGGCTCTGGGAGAACTTACAGAAGCCCTACCGCGCCGAGCAGGGGCAGCTCGCCCGCCTGGCCGAGCTGCAGTCCGAAGAGGCGATCACCCAGCGCGAGATGGCCGCCGAACGGCTCAAGGAGACCCAGCGCCTGGAGAACGAGCGGGAGCTCGCCGGGCTGCGGGCCCGTAACGACGCGTGGCAGTTCGACACCGAGGTGGCCGAGCGGCTGAGGCGCACCCAGCGGCGGCATGACGACTCCAGGGCGGTGGCGGAGCTGGAGACCCAGACGACCCTGCACGCGCTGCGGATGGAGCGCGAACGGCACACCGAGGAGTCCGAGACCGGCAGGCTCCGGATCGAGCGGGAGCAAGAGCTCAAGAGTCTGGAGCTCGCCGGCGAGCTGGAACTGGCGCGTTCCCGGGCGCTGGCCGACCATGAGCGGGCGCTGCTGGACGTGGAGCGGCTGCGGATGCGGGCCGACATCGACAACCAGCAGTCTCCGGCCAGCCTGCAGGCCAAACTGATCGGCTTGCTGCCCGAGATCATGGCGAAACTCCCCAAACCGGAGGAGCTCCGCATGGTGTCGATCAACGGCAGCGACCGGACCACCGTGTCGGGCCTGCTGGCCGAGCTCGCCGCCATGGTCGGAGTGCTGCGTTCCGCGATCGACCGGGACACCCCGGGTTCCTGA
- a CDS encoding TetR/AcrR family transcriptional regulator, which translates to MSVKEPAYEQSREPSGKERHATRGYAKGRARRQEILRAAFRAFAEQGFRATSMREIAEMVGLSQAGLLHHFSSKEELLEEVLRLRDEEQTAFIERFFQEDSVDELGYLARLVEANSRQAGLVRLYTVLSGESVSPGHPAQPYFLERYAETRGRVEGHLREARDQGRIDAGADLAAAASTIIAVMDGLQVQWLLDPAAVDMRSAFRTFLDSYLRGLAPRPSR; encoded by the coding sequence ATGTCCGTGAAGGAACCGGCGTACGAGCAGTCCCGCGAGCCGTCGGGCAAGGAGCGCCACGCGACGCGGGGATACGCCAAGGGGCGGGCCCGCCGCCAGGAGATCCTGCGCGCCGCCTTTCGGGCCTTCGCCGAGCAGGGCTTCCGGGCCACCTCGATGCGCGAGATCGCGGAGATGGTCGGACTGAGCCAGGCCGGTTTGTTGCACCACTTCTCGTCCAAGGAGGAGTTGCTGGAGGAGGTGCTGCGGCTTCGCGACGAGGAGCAGACGGCCTTCATCGAGCGCTTCTTCCAGGAGGACAGCGTCGATGAGCTCGGCTACCTGGCGCGGCTGGTGGAGGCCAACTCCCGCCAGGCCGGGCTGGTCCGGCTGTACACGGTGCTGTCGGGTGAGTCGGTCAGCCCGGGGCATCCGGCGCAGCCGTACTTCCTGGAGCGGTACGCCGAGACGCGCGGACGCGTCGAGGGGCACCTGCGAGAGGCGCGCGACCAGGGGCGGATCGACGCCGGGGCCGACCTGGCGGCGGCCGCCTCGACGATCATCGCGGTGATGGACGGTCTCCAGGTCCAATGGCTGCTCGACCCCGCCGCCGTGGACATGCGGTCGGCGTTCCGGACCTTCCTCGACTCCTACCTGCGCGGACTCGCGCCGCGACCCTCACGGTAG
- a CDS encoding phosphotransferase family protein, which produces MSRPSLEERLAGLGINGLQPLGRGLEFSVFVGRPADGGGPVAVRVGERRFDSNANDPRVDTRALLRQEHRLTRLLSDHGLPVPEPVALVLAETPDEPDLLISRYVEDDGSELDSFQLGELLARLHALPVPGPRPVAAEHLPAPRLLVGRILRRWREIARLTDGWPPPPSPGRLLPIAAPLSRGALLHLDVRRANVRCHQGRVRALLDWSNALHAHPALEFGRLGEFARLPENQLDLEALRAGYARHAEPPPDAGPLALLCRLDAAVMLALVFLSESPDPARADTAVRRVLELAAP; this is translated from the coding sequence ATGAGCAGGCCCAGCCTGGAGGAGCGCCTGGCCGGCCTCGGGATCAACGGCCTCCAACCGCTGGGGCGGGGCCTGGAGTTCTCCGTCTTCGTCGGCCGGCCGGCCGACGGCGGGGGCCCGGTCGCCGTCCGCGTCGGCGAGCGCCGCTTCGACTCCAACGCCAACGACCCCCGGGTGGACACCCGCGCCCTGCTGCGCCAGGAACACCGGCTCACCCGCCTGCTGAGCGACCACGGGCTCCCCGTACCCGAGCCCGTCGCCCTCGTCCTCGCCGAGACCCCGGACGAGCCGGACCTCCTGATCAGCCGCTACGTGGAGGACGACGGATCCGAGCTGGACTCCTTCCAGCTCGGCGAGCTCCTGGCGCGCCTCCACGCGCTCCCGGTGCCCGGACCGCGACCCGTCGCCGCCGAGCACCTGCCGGCGCCCCGGCTCCTGGTCGGCCGGATCCTGCGCCGCTGGCGTGAGATCGCCCGCCTCACGGACGGCTGGCCGCCGCCGCCCTCCCCCGGACGGCTGCTCCCGATCGCCGCGCCGCTCAGCCGCGGCGCCCTGCTCCACCTGGACGTCCGCAGGGCGAACGTCCGCTGCCACCAGGGCCGGGTACGCGCCCTCCTCGACTGGTCGAACGCCCTGCACGCCCACCCCGCCCTGGAGTTCGGGCGCCTGGGAGAGTTCGCCAGGCTCCCGGAGAACCAGCTCGACCTCGAGGCGTTGCGCGCCGGCTACGCGCGCCACGCCGAGCCCCCGCCCGACGCCGGACCGCTCGCTCTGCTGTGCCGGCTCGACGCGGCGGTGATGCTCGCCCTCGTCTTCCTCTCCGAGTCACCCGACCCCGCCCGCGCGGACACCGCCGTGCGACGGGTCCTGGAGCTGGCCGCGCCCTGA